One window from the genome of Mucilaginibacter ginsenosidivorans encodes:
- a CDS encoding DUF3943 domain-containing protein, which yields MTSMFYAVLVFIFKSPALFLLRGRKILCLCVLIFTVTVSLAQTPAKLDTIVPGRGTPKQQIEESKAIKKQVLADSTGGQPAKSPLVDTTTHNHYGDLLNDDIKYNQKYPWWKPAVNVVGINLFTWTMDRFIFNEPFSHIGPSTWNYNINKGWEWDSDRFGINFIGHPYTGSMYFNAARSQGYSYLQSVPYAVGGSLMWEYLGENTRPSYNDIINTPVNGAFLGEIFYRLSSNVLDDRTRGSERFFRELVAGLINPVRGLNRLLQGKSFRHTLTEVYQKEPLNITIYGGIHQINVDNKTIFGSGPTNQLLTVQFDYGNPFEEIRRKPFDIFRFRTELSIGTGRKILDNIIGYGILFGNTVKWNRLSVLYGAFQYYDYWDNKTFELGAIGFGGGVITRYNISKTLDLYTNFHVSAIPLAGNSTRYGPGTGEVRDYTYNDGLETKFETTLNFGKYVNTGVAFYYYILHTFVGPAGNNYIAILRPRINVRVYKNLSIGFEHFEYYDDRFLKQGPPIYSVRTEQKIYLSYFFEDSQRKGHYD from the coding sequence ATGACAAGCATGTTCTATGCGGTGCTGGTATTTATATTTAAATCGCCCGCCCTTTTTCTTTTGCGTGGCAGGAAAATCCTTTGCCTATGCGTATTGATTTTTACCGTAACAGTTTCGCTCGCCCAAACACCTGCCAAACTCGATACCATTGTTCCCGGCAGGGGAACGCCTAAACAGCAGATAGAAGAATCGAAAGCGATAAAAAAGCAGGTTCTTGCAGATTCGACTGGAGGACAACCCGCAAAAAGCCCGCTGGTAGATACGACCACGCATAATCACTACGGCGACTTGCTGAACGACGATATTAAGTATAATCAAAAATATCCCTGGTGGAAGCCGGCTGTTAATGTGGTTGGCATTAACCTGTTTACCTGGACGATGGACCGTTTTATCTTTAACGAACCTTTTTCACACATTGGGCCATCCACGTGGAATTATAATATTAATAAAGGCTGGGAATGGGATTCGGACCGCTTTGGTATTAATTTTATTGGCCATCCTTATACCGGATCGATGTATTTCAATGCTGCCCGATCTCAGGGGTATAGTTACCTGCAGTCGGTGCCTTATGCGGTTGGCGGAAGTTTAATGTGGGAATACCTCGGCGAAAATACACGGCCATCGTACAACGATATTATTAACACGCCTGTAAACGGAGCATTTTTGGGGGAGATATTTTACAGGCTTAGTTCCAACGTTCTTGATGACAGGACACGCGGGAGCGAAAGGTTTTTCAGAGAATTGGTTGCCGGCCTGATAAACCCCGTTCGTGGGTTGAATCGTTTATTGCAAGGTAAATCTTTCAGGCATACCCTGACTGAAGTATACCAGAAAGAACCGCTTAATATCACAATTTATGGGGGTATACACCAGATAAACGTAGACAATAAGACCATTTTTGGCAGTGGCCCTACCAATCAGCTTTTAACGGTACAATTTGACTATGGTAACCCTTTCGAAGAGATAAGGCGTAAGCCTTTCGATATCTTCAGGTTCCGTACCGAACTCAGTATAGGCACCGGCAGGAAAATATTGGATAATATTATCGGTTACGGAATTCTATTCGGCAATACTGTAAAATGGAACAGGTTATCGGTACTATACGGTGCTTTTCAGTATTACGATTACTGGGATAACAAGACATTTGAATTGGGGGCAATCGGCTTCGGCGGGGGCGTAATAACTAGGTACAATATCAGCAAAACGCTCGACCTTTATACCAATTTCCATGTTTCAGCTATCCCGTTAGCGGGCAATAGCACCAGGTACGGCCCCGGTACCGGCGAGGTACGAGACTATACCTACAACGATGGCCTGGAAACCAAATTTGAAACGACGCTTAACTTTGGTAAGTATGTTAATACCGGGGTTGCATTTTACTACTATATTCTTCACACCTTTGTTGGGCCTGCAGGCAATAATTATATAGCGATCTTAAGGCCGCGGATCAATGTTCGGGTATACAAGAACCTGAGCATAGGCTTTGAACATTTTGAATATTATGACGACCGCTTTCTGAAGCAGGGGCCACCGATTTATTCAGTACGTACGGAACAGAAAATTTACCTGTCTTATTTTTTCGAGGATTCCCAGCGAAAAGGGCATTATGATTAA
- a CDS encoding aquaporin has translation MKKYLAEFLGTYALVFAGTGAIVIDQQTHGSITHAGVAITFGLIVMSMIYTFGDISGAHLNPAVSIAFTVAGKFPVRELIPFILSQLLGALFASLTLKLLFPSNQYLGSTLPAGSDMQSFILEFILTFFLMLVVINVAKGSKEQGMFAGLAIGSVVALEAMFAGPVCGASMNPARSFAPAIVSGHTAHLWIYLVATVFGAVSAIPVWKLLNSPAQP, from the coding sequence ATGAAAAAATACCTGGCTGAATTTCTGGGTACCTATGCCCTCGTTTTCGCCGGCACCGGCGCCATAGTTATCGACCAGCAAACACACGGCAGCATAACTCACGCGGGCGTGGCCATTACCTTCGGCCTCATCGTGATGAGCATGATCTATACGTTCGGTGATATTTCCGGCGCACACCTGAATCCAGCCGTGAGCATTGCGTTTACGGTTGCCGGGAAATTTCCGGTTAGGGAATTAATACCTTTTATCCTGAGCCAGCTGTTGGGCGCACTTTTTGCAAGCCTGACGCTCAAATTGTTATTTCCATCCAACCAGTATTTGGGTAGCACTCTGCCGGCTGGCAGCGATATGCAATCATTCATTCTTGAATTCATACTTACTTTCTTCCTCATGCTGGTCGTCATTAATGTAGCTAAGGGCAGCAAGGAACAGGGGATGTTCGCGGGTCTTGCTATCGGCAGCGTGGTGGCCCTTGAGGCGATGTTCGCAGGCCCGGTTTGCGGCGCTTCCATGAACCCTGCAAGATCATTCGCACCGGCGATTGTTTCGGGCCATACGGCGCATTTGTGGATATACCTTGTGGCCACAGTATTTGGGGCAGTTTCAGCAATTCCCGTCTGGAAGCTGTTGAATTCGCCCGCACAACCTTAA
- a CDS encoding TlpA family protein disulfide reductase has translation MNFKKITWSQISTVLMVLFVAVYLYSARMKSWVIMGLMMIGFFKPDIPQIKPGEKNQPAPTMLVQNLSGKSIDLQQQKGKVVFVNFWATWCPPCLAELPSINSLYEKVKADTNIVFVMVDVDNDLANSTKFLKNKRYQLPVYGGDAAHVPNSLFGEGIPTTIVVDKKGDVVFRHLNRAKYDDEKFVQYITNLAAEQ, from the coding sequence ATGAATTTCAAAAAGATCACCTGGTCACAAATATCTACCGTACTGATGGTGCTTTTCGTGGCGGTGTACCTGTACAGCGCGCGCATGAAAAGCTGGGTAATAATGGGCCTGATGATGATCGGGTTTTTCAAACCAGATATCCCTCAAATTAAGCCCGGCGAAAAAAACCAACCGGCACCGACCATGCTTGTGCAAAATCTCAGCGGCAAGTCTATCGATCTTCAGCAACAAAAGGGAAAAGTTGTGTTTGTTAATTTTTGGGCCACATGGTGCCCGCCCTGCCTGGCCGAACTGCCGTCCATCAATTCGCTTTATGAAAAAGTGAAAGCCGATACCAATATCGTTTTTGTGATGGTAGATGTAGACAACGACCTCGCAAATTCAACAAAATTCCTTAAAAATAAGAGATATCAATTACCGGTTTACGGGGGCGATGCAGCACATGTGCCCAATAGTCTTTTCGGTGAAGGTATACCTACAACTATTGTTGTAGATAAAAAGGGGGATGTGGTTTTCAGGCATCTTAACCGTGCCAAGTACGATGACGAAAAATTTGTGCAATATATAACCAACCTGGCCGCAGAACAATAG
- a CDS encoding arsenate reductase ArsC: MKNILVLCTGNSCRSQLAEGYLRYFAGDKAKVYSAGIETHGVNPRAIQVMAEDGIDISHHTSNNVDEYIDIPFDYLITVCDNANENCPYFPGKMERFHHNFPDPAKAQGTPEEIMSEFRRVRDMVKTYCEDFVKKHLAA, encoded by the coding sequence ATGAAGAACATATTAGTACTGTGTACCGGCAACAGTTGCCGCAGCCAGTTAGCCGAAGGTTATTTACGATATTTCGCAGGCGATAAAGCCAAAGTATACAGCGCCGGCATCGAAACACACGGGGTTAATCCTAGGGCTATACAGGTTATGGCCGAAGATGGCATCGACATCTCGCATCATACATCGAACAATGTTGATGAATACATTGACATACCCTTCGACTACCTGATAACCGTCTGCGACAATGCGAATGAGAATTGCCCCTACTTTCCCGGCAAAATGGAACGTTTTCATCACAATTTTCCCGACCCGGCAAAAGCTCAGGGCACACCCGAAGAGATAATGAGCGAGTTCAGGCGGGTTAGGGACATGGTCAAAACATATTGTGAGGATTTTGTAAAAAAGCATTTAGCCGCCTGA